Proteins co-encoded in one Sporosarcina sp. FSL K6-1522 genomic window:
- a CDS encoding acyl-CoA dehydrogenase family protein yields MIKTNLEAKSKTRSYFSEQHIMFRDSLRKFLEKEAVPYFDQWEKDRLVPQTFWRKMGEQGFLCPWVDEKYGGMSADFIFTVILSEELRRIGAGLGGIVVHSSVVAPYIGKFGTEEQKKKYFPGLMSGDTISAIAMTEPGAGSDLASISTTAIKDGDSYIINGQKTFISNGILSDLIVVVCKTDPKAIPGHKGISLFLVESDMPGFSRGRKLDKVGLHSQDTSELVFEDVRVPASNLLGEEGKGFYHLMEELQQERIISAINSQVLAEQMLSVTLEYVKGREAFGQSIGKFQNTQFKLAEMATQVQLGRTFIDDLIVKHMDGQDVYSQVSMAKWWISDNARKMAPECMQLHGGYGYMEEYQIARLYRDIAVAPIYAGSNEIMKVIIAKELGL; encoded by the coding sequence ATGATAAAAACTAATTTGGAAGCCAAAAGTAAAACTCGATCTTATTTTTCCGAGCAACATATTATGTTTCGAGATTCACTTCGAAAGTTTTTAGAAAAAGAAGCTGTACCTTATTTTGATCAATGGGAAAAAGATCGTCTTGTCCCACAAACATTTTGGAGGAAGATGGGTGAACAAGGTTTTCTCTGTCCCTGGGTAGATGAAAAATATGGAGGTATGAGTGCCGACTTTATTTTTACGGTAATTTTAAGCGAAGAGTTAAGGCGCATTGGGGCGGGATTAGGAGGAATTGTCGTTCACAGTAGTGTTGTAGCTCCTTATATCGGAAAATTCGGAACGGAAGAGCAAAAGAAAAAGTATTTTCCAGGTTTAATGAGTGGAGATACGATTAGCGCGATAGCTATGACTGAACCAGGTGCAGGATCTGATTTGGCATCAATTAGTACGACGGCGATTAAAGATGGAGACAGCTACATTATAAACGGTCAAAAAACATTTATTTCAAACGGTATTCTATCAGATTTGATTGTTGTTGTTTGTAAAACAGATCCAAAGGCGATTCCAGGCCATAAAGGGATTAGTTTGTTTTTAGTAGAAAGCGATATGCCTGGATTTTCCCGTGGCAGGAAACTAGACAAGGTTGGGCTACATAGTCAAGATACGTCAGAGCTAGTTTTTGAAGATGTAAGGGTGCCGGCTTCCAACCTACTTGGTGAGGAAGGGAAAGGGTTTTACCACTTAATGGAGGAATTGCAGCAAGAAAGAATTATTTCTGCAATCAATTCTCAAGTTTTAGCGGAACAGATGTTAAGTGTAACGCTTGAATATGTAAAAGGGCGAGAAGCATTCGGACAGTCTATTGGCAAATTCCAAAACACTCAATTTAAATTAGCGGAAATGGCGACGCAAGTTCAACTTGGTCGAACATTTATTGATGATTTAATAGTAAAGCATATGGATGGACAAGATGTTTATTCTCAAGTGTCTATGGCTAAATGGTGGATTTCAGATAATGCAAGAAAAATGGCGCCGGAATGTATGCAACTTCACGGTGGATACGGATATATGGAGGAATATCAAATTGCCCGTCTGTATCGTGATATTGCAGTAGCTCCTATTTATGCAGGATCCAATGAAATAATGAAAGTTATTATTGCAAAAGAACTAGGTCTATAA
- a CDS encoding DUF917 domain-containing protein, which produces MRLLGKEEIENIAIGAALLGTGGGGDPYIGKLMALQAIEEHGPIKLISIDEVPDGALIVPSAMMGAPTVMVEKIPNGEEAEDAFKALEDYMGQEIYATMPIEAGGVNSLLPLALAAKLGLPVVDADGMGRAFPELQMVTFYLDGISASPMVLADEKGNNIVMNTINNKWAERIARSATIDMGGSVMLAIYPMTKEQVKESAILNSLTLEEQIGAVVRKAKENEANPIDEVLTLLGGFELFKGKISDIDRVTKDGFARGQAKVQGVDAYSDQECTLHFQNEHLLATKGQETLCVTPDLIAVLDTDTALPITTEGIRYGARCTVIGIPAHEKWRTIKGLETVGPQYFGYDVPYVEVEKLQEKKVL; this is translated from the coding sequence ATGAGATTATTAGGCAAAGAGGAAATTGAAAACATTGCAATAGGGGCTGCTTTACTCGGTACAGGAGGAGGCGGAGATCCTTACATTGGAAAGTTAATGGCTCTTCAAGCCATTGAAGAGCATGGACCGATTAAACTAATTTCGATTGATGAGGTTCCTGATGGTGCGCTCATTGTACCTTCTGCGATGATGGGGGCACCAACTGTTATGGTTGAAAAAATTCCAAATGGTGAAGAAGCAGAAGATGCTTTTAAAGCCTTAGAAGACTATATGGGACAAGAAATTTATGCAACAATGCCAATCGAGGCAGGCGGTGTCAATTCGTTATTGCCATTGGCTTTAGCCGCGAAACTTGGTTTGCCTGTTGTCGACGCGGATGGCATGGGGCGTGCTTTTCCGGAATTACAAATGGTTACTTTCTATTTAGATGGTATTTCGGCTTCACCGATGGTACTGGCGGATGAAAAAGGGAACAATATTGTGATGAATACCATTAACAATAAATGGGCGGAGAGAATTGCTCGTAGTGCAACAATCGATATGGGTGGTTCGGTCATGTTGGCCATTTACCCGATGACGAAAGAACAAGTCAAAGAAAGTGCCATTTTAAATAGTTTAACGTTAGAGGAGCAAATTGGTGCAGTTGTTCGAAAAGCGAAAGAAAACGAGGCCAATCCAATCGACGAAGTTCTAACATTATTAGGCGGTTTTGAATTGTTTAAAGGGAAGATTAGCGACATTGACCGTGTGACGAAAGACGGATTCGCTAGAGGGCAAGCGAAAGTGCAAGGTGTTGATGCATATAGTGATCAAGAATGTACATTACACTTTCAAAACGAGCATTTACTAGCGACGAAAGGGCAGGAAACGCTATGTGTAACACCTGATTTAATCGCTGTATTGGATACGGATACCGCATTACCTATCACGACAGAAGGTATTCGTTACGGCGCACGTTGCACAGTGATTGGCATTCCGGCACATGAGAAATGGCGTACCATAAAAGGCCTGGAAACAGTTGGGCCACAGTATTTTGGTTATGATGTACCGTATGTTGAAGTTGAGAAATTACAAGAAAAGAAGGTGCTGTAA
- a CDS encoding hydantoinase/oxoprolinase family protein, with protein MEIYRIGIDVGGTHTDAVILDESYNVIAEAKEATSADTSTGIFNALKRVIATSGVDKSQIKYAMLGTTHCTNAIVERKRLNKVASIRIGAPATLAIKPLIGVPDDLKKIIGQHVHIVEGGHEFDGREITQLNEEEIRQICRSLIGKVDSMAVVSVFSPISKVHEERVSEIIREEMGSDIAISQSAEIGNVGLIERENATILNAAIVNVAKITAQSFIEALKNEGVEATVFFGQNDGTLMSVEYTMKYPILTIACGPTNSIRGASYLSSKKDALVVDVGGTTTDIGVLSSGFPRQSSLAVDVGGVRTNFRMPDILSLGLGGGTIITLHDDGAFSIGPESVGHNLYKEGLAFGGNTLTTTDVVIALGKASIGNRELVAHLDRALLEKIYARMTFMLEESIDKMKISADDVAVVLVGGGSILFPTHLKGANEVVKPENYGVANAIGSAISQVSAQVEKIFKMDDLGRERTLERAKSMAYEEAVKAGANRDNLTVVDIQEVPLAYLAGNATKVRIKVAGDLA; from the coding sequence ATGGAAATCTATCGTATTGGTATCGATGTTGGGGGTACACATACAGATGCAGTTATTTTAGATGAGTCATACAATGTTATCGCTGAGGCAAAAGAAGCAACGTCAGCAGATACATCTACCGGTATTTTTAATGCGTTAAAACGAGTGATTGCTACATCGGGTGTTGATAAAAGTCAAATAAAGTATGCCATGCTTGGAACGACACATTGTACAAATGCTATTGTAGAGCGCAAACGTCTCAATAAAGTAGCGTCTATTCGAATTGGAGCACCCGCAACATTGGCTATTAAACCGTTAATTGGTGTGCCTGATGATTTGAAAAAGATTATTGGTCAACATGTTCATATCGTCGAAGGAGGACACGAGTTTGATGGTAGGGAAATTACGCAACTGAATGAGGAAGAAATTCGACAGATTTGTCGCTCACTGATAGGAAAAGTTGATTCGATGGCTGTCGTTTCTGTATTCTCTCCGATTTCAAAAGTGCATGAAGAGCGTGTAAGTGAAATCATTCGTGAAGAAATGGGCTCGGATATTGCAATCTCACAATCCGCAGAGATTGGTAATGTGGGGTTGATTGAGCGAGAAAATGCAACGATTTTAAATGCCGCAATCGTGAATGTTGCGAAAATAACGGCTCAAAGTTTTATCGAAGCATTAAAAAATGAAGGCGTTGAAGCGACGGTGTTCTTTGGGCAAAATGATGGCACGTTAATGTCTGTCGAATATACGATGAAGTATCCTATTTTAACGATTGCTTGTGGTCCGACGAATAGTATTCGAGGGGCATCTTATTTATCGTCTAAAAAAGATGCACTTGTTGTAGATGTAGGCGGAACGACGACGGATATTGGTGTTTTGTCAAGTGGATTTCCGCGTCAATCTTCTTTGGCGGTAGATGTCGGAGGGGTGCGTACGAATTTCCGTATGCCTGATATTTTATCGTTAGGTTTAGGGGGAGGGACTATTATCACGTTGCATGACGATGGGGCGTTTTCGATTGGGCCGGAAAGTGTTGGACATAACTTGTATAAAGAAGGGCTGGCATTTGGTGGGAATACATTAACGACGACGGATGTTGTTATTGCTTTAGGGAAAGCATCGATTGGCAATCGTGAATTAGTAGCACATTTGGATCGTGCATTGCTGGAGAAAATTTATGCGCGGATGACATTTATGTTGGAAGAATCAATCGATAAAATGAAAATAAGTGCAGATGACGTTGCGGTTGTATTAGTAGGTGGAGGGAGTATTTTATTCCCTACACATTTAAAGGGAGCAAATGAGGTCGTTAAGCCAGAAAACTACGGCGTTGCAAATGCGATTGGTTCAGCAATTTCTCAAGTGAGCGCACAGGTAGAAAAAATCTTTAAAATGGATGACTTGGGTCGTGAACGAACATTAGAGCGAGCGAAGTCTATGGCATATGAAGAAGCTGTAAAGGCTGGTGCGAATAGAGATAATTTAACAGTTGTCGATATTCAAGAAGTTCCACTTGCTTATTTGGCTGGTAATGCGACAAAAGTTCGCATAAAAGTTGCGGGGGATTTAGCTTAA
- a CDS encoding SDR family NAD(P)-dependent oxidoreductase: MANFNDQVAVITGAGSGIGKELARTLGLEGAFVYLLDADESALNESCHELKALPISFEKFIVETTNEFALAKVFNAIKERHGKVDILVNNDEMISDERLEKMSIDDWAHLANVHLKGTFLCSKYAQELMVANSYGRIINLSLASSLENEGQANYATTKAGVQWFTKKFALELGRNNITVNTVIPGFIETDAMKSVAEKGGVDYELLKEEKRNQIPVKRVGLPEDVAHAICFFASKQASFISGQVLYVAGGPKI, encoded by the coding sequence TTGGCTAATTTCAATGATCAAGTTGCGGTTATTACTGGGGCAGGAAGCGGGATAGGGAAGGAGCTAGCAAGAACTCTAGGTTTGGAAGGAGCATTTGTGTACCTGCTAGATGCAGATGAATCAGCTTTAAACGAATCCTGTCATGAATTGAAAGCGTTACCTATTTCTTTCGAGAAGTTCATAGTAGAAACGACCAATGAATTTGCTTTGGCTAAAGTGTTTAATGCCATAAAAGAACGTCATGGAAAAGTGGATATTTTAGTGAATAATGATGAAATGATTTCTGATGAACGGCTTGAAAAAATGAGCATAGATGATTGGGCGCATCTAGCGAATGTTCATTTAAAAGGAACGTTTCTTTGTAGTAAATATGCCCAGGAGCTTATGGTCGCTAATTCATATGGTCGTATCATTAATCTATCTTTAGCATCTTCTCTAGAAAATGAGGGGCAGGCAAATTATGCTACAACAAAGGCGGGCGTTCAATGGTTTACGAAAAAGTTTGCATTGGAACTTGGCCGCAATAATATTACTGTGAACACAGTGATTCCAGGGTTTATAGAGACAGATGCAATGAAGTCCGTTGCGGAGAAAGGTGGAGTTGACTATGAATTATTAAAAGAAGAGAAAAGGAATCAAATACCCGTGAAGCGTGTTGGATTACCAGAGGATGTAGCGCATGCAATCTGTTTCTTTGCGAGTAAACAGGCCTCCTTTATTTCCGGGCAAGTTCTTTATGTTGCAGGTGGTCCGAAAATCTAA
- a CDS encoding TetR/AcrR family transcriptional regulator, with product MTTMTKEKLIEAALSIYAEHGYKGTTMKKIADAVGIKAASIYFFYPNKEALLRGVFQKILENHREELQKTFEQVKELPVQKSLTQLIIGVAHYHRNDITGAKAYIQLMTSGRAEFKLEFSEYVNNFEEWLLKNYLDALVVMFPNATEKEIRNCILQVELIANGLFWSTIVYTGEAFQQQMQVAEELLVVLINQLHR from the coding sequence ATGACAACAATGACGAAAGAGAAATTGATAGAAGCGGCATTATCTATTTATGCAGAGCACGGTTACAAAGGGACAACGATGAAAAAAATAGCGGATGCAGTAGGAATTAAAGCTGCGTCAATTTATTTTTTTTATCCAAACAAAGAGGCATTATTAAGGGGAGTGTTTCAAAAAATCCTTGAAAATCACCGCGAAGAATTACAAAAGACATTTGAACAGGTGAAAGAATTACCTGTTCAAAAAAGTTTAACGCAGCTAATTATAGGGGTTGCCCACTACCACAGGAATGATATAACGGGTGCGAAGGCGTATATTCAGTTAATGACATCTGGACGTGCGGAATTCAAGCTAGAGTTTTCTGAATACGTAAACAACTTCGAAGAGTGGTTATTGAAAAATTATTTGGATGCGCTAGTAGTAATGTTTCCGAATGCCACTGAAAAGGAAATCAGAAATTGTATACTGCAAGTTGAATTGATAGCAAATGGTTTGTTTTGGTCGACGATTGTTTATACAGGTGAGGCATTTCAGCAGCAAATGCAAGTTGCTGAAGAATTATTGGTGGTATTGATTAATCAACTACATAGATAA
- a CDS encoding PaaI family thioesterase, giving the protein MIIERIRESFKQSGFAHYIGFEVDNIEEGNVQLKLSVREELLNSNGSIHGGVHASMLDTILGIAICSVTKTSCLTINLNVSYLNTSTSGELFATGRILKQGYRTAMAEGEIYDSNGVLLAKAVGTFKLLRN; this is encoded by the coding sequence ATGATTATTGAACGGATACGTGAAAGTTTTAAGCAAAGTGGTTTTGCACATTATATTGGTTTCGAAGTCGATAATATTGAAGAGGGAAATGTTCAATTAAAACTATCCGTAAGAGAGGAGTTATTAAACTCAAATGGCTCTATACATGGAGGCGTTCATGCTTCAATGTTAGACACCATTCTAGGCATAGCAATCTGTTCTGTCACTAAAACCAGCTGTCTGACGATAAATTTGAATGTGAGTTATCTCAATACTTCCACAAGTGGTGAGTTGTTTGCGACAGGAAGAATTTTGAAACAAGGATACAGAACCGCGATGGCAGAGGGGGAAATATATGATTCCAATGGGGTTTTATTAGCCAAGGCGGTTGGAACGTTTAAGTTACTTCGAAATTAA
- a CDS encoding nitronate monooxygenase, producing the protein MNMIEEKEKAHIGQTDIPVIMAPMFLVSSPQSVIEACKARIIGTFPLLNARTSEELEKWFETIQKALDPQRNHPSAPLSPWGVNLIVHKTNKRLDADLEAIRKYEPPIVITSLGNPQAVVEIVHQYGGVVLSDVISIKHAQKAAKSGVDGLILVCNGAGGHGGTLNPFAFVPEVRKFWKGLTIVAGCISNGQDIVAVQALGADFAYMGTRFIAAEETMANDVYKEMLIEATSEDIIYTDAISGVNGNYLIPSIVNAGLNLENLQKKSDFNTGWRENEPKAWKNIWGAGQGVGEIMEIEPIGKIVETLKEEYFQALDQLKKF; encoded by the coding sequence ATGAACATGATAGAGGAGAAGGAAAAGGCGCACATTGGTCAGACGGACATCCCAGTTATCATGGCGCCGATGTTCCTCGTCTCAAGCCCTCAATCGGTCATTGAAGCATGTAAAGCACGGATTATCGGAACTTTTCCGTTATTGAACGCACGGACTTCCGAGGAGCTGGAAAAATGGTTCGAAACGATCCAGAAAGCATTGGATCCACAGCGAAATCATCCGTCGGCCCCTCTTTCCCCTTGGGGTGTCAACCTAATCGTCCATAAGACGAATAAGCGGTTGGATGCCGATCTGGAGGCGATCCGAAAATACGAGCCTCCAATCGTCATTACATCGCTTGGAAATCCGCAAGCAGTTGTGGAAATCGTCCATCAATACGGGGGCGTTGTCTTATCGGATGTCATTTCCATCAAGCATGCCCAAAAAGCAGCGAAATCGGGCGTGGACGGGCTCATCCTCGTCTGCAATGGCGCGGGTGGCCACGGGGGTACACTTAATCCGTTCGCATTCGTGCCAGAAGTGCGCAAATTTTGGAAAGGGCTTACCATTGTGGCAGGATGTATTTCAAACGGACAAGACATTGTTGCCGTTCAAGCGTTAGGCGCGGATTTCGCCTATATGGGAACAAGGTTCATCGCGGCGGAAGAGACGATGGCGAACGATGTGTATAAGGAAATGCTCATTGAAGCGACGTCGGAGGATATCATCTACACCGATGCCATTTCGGGCGTGAATGGGAATTATTTGATTCCGAGCATTGTGAATGCTGGTCTCAATCTGGAAAATTTACAGAAGAAAAGCGATTTCAACACGGGTTGGAGGGAAAATGAGCCAAAAGCGTGGAAAAACATTTGGGGCGCCGGGCAAGGTGTTGGAGAAATCATGGAAATTGAACCCATTGGAAAAATCGTGGAAACGTTGAAAGAAGAGTATTTCCAAGCGTTGGATCAATTGAAGAAGTTTTGA
- a CDS encoding cytosine permease: MGEVKASFGDDYSLSRVPQSARRSLWSITIIRIGAFATIVQFILGATLGYGMTFKSALMATILGSLVLQIIGFLLGYIGMREGISTSLITRWTGFGKHGGTVFSAIIAISCIGWFGVQNSIFASGIVEASNGKLPLTLVTFLTGLSVTFLVIFGFRFLSITATIAVPAFLVAVSIGVISIFSKTSISELLVASPAGEPLTIGLAATMVAGSFIVGAIITPDISRYAKSGKDVFWMTAIGLLIGELGINMIAVLMALAARTNDIVSIMVQASGIVAALVVVFSTVKINNINLYSASLGFSSILDSIFNVKLNRAYITLVIGIVGTILSALGMLDRFVDFLVFLGVLVPPVAGIIIIDYYILKTHRELLDESRARGELPSVAGRMSTMTFIAWIAGVAVGYFATWGIPALNALMVSGVIYYVGELLIRARKVSYSHS; this comes from the coding sequence ATGGGAGAGGTAAAAGCGAGTTTTGGGGATGATTATTCGCTGTCACGTGTACCGCAATCTGCTCGGCGCTCACTCTGGAGCATAACTATTATTCGAATTGGTGCGTTTGCTACGATTGTCCAGTTCATATTAGGAGCTACACTAGGTTATGGAATGACATTTAAAAGCGCGTTAATGGCTACAATTCTAGGTAGTTTAGTGCTACAAATTATCGGGTTTTTATTGGGATACATCGGAATGCGGGAAGGGATTTCTACAAGTCTAATTACGAGATGGACAGGATTTGGAAAGCATGGTGGGACAGTTTTTAGTGCGATTATTGCTATTTCATGTATCGGATGGTTTGGCGTACAAAACTCGATTTTTGCGAGCGGGATTGTAGAAGCATCAAATGGTAAGTTGCCACTAACGTTGGTAACATTTCTTACGGGATTGAGTGTGACGTTTTTAGTCATTTTTGGATTCCGATTTTTGAGCATTACCGCTACGATTGCAGTACCTGCCTTTTTAGTTGCGGTATCGATTGGCGTCATATCTATTTTCAGTAAAACGTCCATTTCAGAATTGCTCGTAGCGTCACCAGCGGGCGAACCGCTAACGATTGGCTTGGCGGCTACGATGGTAGCGGGAAGTTTTATTGTTGGGGCTATTATTACACCGGATATTAGTCGATATGCTAAAAGTGGGAAAGATGTATTTTGGATGACGGCAATCGGCTTACTTATCGGTGAGTTAGGTATTAATATGATTGCGGTGTTGATGGCGCTCGCCGCGAGAACAAATGATATCGTAAGCATTATGGTTCAAGCATCAGGCATTGTTGCGGCGTTAGTCGTTGTATTTTCAACTGTGAAAATTAACAATATTAACTTGTATTCGGCCTCTTTAGGATTTTCTTCGATTTTGGATTCTATTTTCAATGTTAAGTTAAATCGTGCATATATTACGTTAGTTATTGGAATTGTCGGAACGATTTTATCGGCACTTGGTATGTTGGATCGCTTTGTTGATTTTTTAGTATTTTTAGGTGTTCTTGTTCCTCCGGTAGCGGGAATTATTATTATTGATTACTATATTTTGAAAACGCATCGTGAATTATTAGATGAATCTAGGGCAAGGGGGGAGTTACCGAGTGTTGCCGGGCGTATGAGTACAATGACATTTATCGCATGGATTGCTGGAGTGGCAGTCGGTTATTTTGCGACATGGGGAATCCCGGCTTTGAATGCGTTAATGGTAAGTGGTGTGATTTACTATGTAGGAGAGCTCCTTATAAGAGCAAGAAAAGTGAGCTATTCGCATTCTTAA
- a CDS encoding aspartate/glutamate racemase family protein has translation MKVKVILPITSTIFNEEVVQEFEFYASPDTEIGMTNLSVGPESIESEYDEALCLPDFLAKAIAAEEEGYDAVISDCFADPGVKAAREVLSIPVIGPGEASMLYASSLASSFSVVTVLPNVISMIKNVSKLAGLDCKLASVRYVSIPVLEVQDKERLVHALYAEMVRAIEEDHAHALVLGCTGFLGVASELQERLKDAGYEVPVIDPAFASLQLAESLVTMKVKQSRLTYMTPPSKKRTM, from the coding sequence ATGAAAGTAAAAGTGATTTTGCCGATTACATCAACGATTTTCAATGAGGAAGTTGTACAGGAATTTGAATTTTATGCATCGCCTGATACTGAAATAGGGATGACAAATTTATCGGTGGGTCCCGAATCGATTGAAAGTGAGTACGATGAAGCATTGTGCTTACCAGATTTTTTAGCAAAAGCAATTGCGGCGGAGGAAGAAGGATATGATGCAGTAATTAGTGATTGCTTTGCAGATCCAGGTGTAAAAGCAGCAAGGGAAGTATTATCGATTCCAGTAATCGGTCCTGGAGAAGCATCTATGTTATACGCAAGTTCACTTGCAAGTTCGTTTTCTGTAGTAACGGTGTTGCCAAATGTCATCTCGATGATTAAAAATGTCAGTAAGTTGGCCGGGCTAGATTGTAAGCTAGCATCTGTTCGTTATGTGTCAATCCCTGTGTTAGAGGTGCAAGATAAGGAACGCTTAGTCCATGCATTGTACGCTGAAATGGTACGAGCCATTGAAGAGGATCATGCACATGCGTTGGTATTAGGATGCACAGGATTTTTAGGGGTAGCAAGTGAATTGCAAGAACGGTTGAAAGATGCGGGATATGAGGTGCCGGTCATTGACCCTGCGTTTGCTTCGCTACAATTGGCTGAGTCGCTTGTAACGATGAAAGTGAAACAAAGTCGTCTGACGTATATGACGCCACCATCTAAAAAAAGAACGATGTAA